The DNA region TCAACCAAAAAGACCTTGAAACCCATGTTTCCAAGGTCTATTGAGGCCTGAATACCCGCTATCCCGCCACCAATTACTAGAACCGATTTACGCTTCAAACTTGAATCCACCTAACCACAGATTAACACA from candidate division TA06 bacterium includes:
- a CDS encoding FAD-dependent oxidoreductase, giving the protein MDSSLKRKSVLVIGGGIAGIQASIDLGNMGFKVFLVEKNPSIGGRMAQLDKTFPTNDCSM